In Halopseudomonas xinjiangensis, a single genomic region encodes these proteins:
- the rplI gene encoding 50S ribosomal protein L9, producing the protein MEVILLEKIANLGNLGDKVAVKAGYARNFLLPFGKATPATAANVEAFEARRAELEKNAAERKAEADARAAKLADLTVTITANAGEEGKLFGSIGTRDIADAVTAAGVEIEKSEVRLPEGPLRNVGEYDIDVHLHTDVEATVKLVVVAG; encoded by the coding sequence ATGGAAGTTATCCTGCTCGAAAAGATCGCGAATCTGGGTAACCTGGGCGACAAAGTCGCTGTTAAGGCAGGTTACGCTCGCAATTTCCTGCTGCCGTTCGGCAAGGCAACACCTGCCACTGCAGCAAACGTAGAAGCGTTCGAAGCACGTCGTGCCGAACTGGAAAAGAACGCTGCCGAGCGCAAGGCTGAAGCCGATGCTCGTGCTGCCAAGCTGGCCGACCTGACCGTGACCATCACGGCCAACGCTGGTGAGGAAGGCAAATTGTTCGGTTCCATCGGTACCCGCGATATCGCCGACGCGGTTACCGCCGCTGGTGTCGAGATCGAGAAGAGCGAAGTGCGCCTGCCCGAAGGCCCTCTGCGCAACGTTGGCGAATACGATATCGATGTGCACCTGCACACCGACGTTGAAGCCACCGTCAAGCTGGTCGTTGTTGCCGGCTAA